GCCTCTGAACCTTCTGCAAGTTTTTTGTTGATATACTCTTTCGTCTCCGCAAGATCAGGGACATTCAAGCTCGCTCCGGATGGTTTGACTCTAATATCAGCGATCGTCGGGGGAAAGCGGTTATCCAACATGTAACTATCCAACGCCTGTTGTGTCGATTCAAAATCCTGATCCTTCAGCAACCGGTGCCACTGATCCAGCTTGACCTGATCCCAGCCGAATGCCGGGTACACACTGGCGATGGCATTAAAAAGGTCCAACACTTCTCTTTTAGTCATCGAGATTCAAGTCCTCCTCTCCCGGTCTTTTCTTTGGCTGAGCTCTGTACCCGGCAGCTACAGTGGAGCGGCTGTTTTTAAACTCAACATCCAAAGCCTTTACATCATCAAGCGTTTGGACATTCCGATCTGACCATTCAAGTAAAATGCTTTTGATATAGCCCCATGATCTTTTGTTAGCTTCGACCGCTCGCTTACTTGCCTCTATGACTAGCTGCGGAGTAAGATCATCACCCCAATACAACAACTCCTGCATGATGTGAGGAGAAGCCTTTCCTATGTTTTTTTCGTAAAAAGTGAGCGGATTCAGCAATTCCTGTTTTGGTTTTTGGTGTTGGTTTTCAACAGGCTCAGCCTGCCCATTATTATTATTAGAATCTAATGAAGTAATCTTATGGTTATTGCACAGGTCAGATTGACCCGTGGAGAGGTCATTTTGACCTGTCGATAGGTCAATTTGGTCTCTCGTAAGATCATTCAATTTTTGATAATCAATCCGGTACCATTTGGTCTTATCAATCTTCATTTTGTTGTACTGATCGGAAGTGATTAGCACACCTTTGTTTTCAAGATTCTTGATGACGCGCTTGACCGTGCTGGCAGACCAGAAAGGAAATTCCTGATGCCATTCATCGATCTTTTTATAAACCCACTTATGACCGTCCCGCTCATTGTTGCTGTGCTGTAGCCAATAATGGAGCTGCTGTGTAAAAATGGCCTCGTTTAATCCGAGTTTTACAGCTAGGGTGGGAAGAACCTGCAGAGGTGCTTCGTAAATTAATAGTTTTGTCATAACGGATCCCCCAGTTGGGCCGGCAGTCTGCCCAAAAACTTATTGATAAAATACTGTTGTCCTTTTCCAGTGACTTTGGTAGTCATATTCACACTGACAAACCCATCTGAATGTGTAATCGTGGTCTCCTTTATTTGAAAAAGATCCATATCCATTGCTCGCTGCGTTGGACTGTTGAAACTGGCTCCTTTTTTCTTGATCAGGTACCCTTCATCCCTCAGCTGTTTGAATAACCTGTTTTGACCGGTATCGTATCCATTCTGTTTCAATAGCTTGGCGAGGTCCCCGATCAAAATACTGGTGTGAGAAGCTGATACCGCATCAGCAAACAACACTTTTGGTTGATCAATCAGCATCTTTGCCTCTAATGCCTTATAGTTTTTATCTGCGATCTGCAGAGCTCTTTTCATCGTTGCTTCAGGACTATTCCAAAGTTTTTCAAGTTTCAAAAAATATTGGCGGGCTTCTTTCCCTTTTTCATTTCGCTGGATCATCGAGATCTCTTTCGCCATATCCAGTTTTAAGTGATAGTCCTTTGTCTCTTGATGATTTAAAGGGTGTACAAAAAAGTACGGGGTATAGTCGACTTGCTCAACGAATCCATATTCAGTCATTCTAGGAAACCAAATTCTAAAGGGTGTCTCGACTTCTAAAAATTCATGCAGTTCCCTTGCACTGATGAGTATTTCATCGTTTTCGTTGCGAATGGTCTTAATTAATTCATTCATGCAGAAGTACCTCCCGCGAAATTAAAGTTGTCAATCATGCGGGTTATCTGCTACCATGTTCTTGACAGATTTGATATGCAGATAACCCCTGAGCCTTCCAGTTGCACCTGGTGGGCTCATTTATTTTGCTGTTCTAATTCATCACCATTGAATTCATTTAGCTCGATGATAGGCTGCTCTTCAATTGCCTCTGGTGCATAATGAGCGTATTGAGCTCTCTCGATTTTTCGGAATTCAAATGGCACAACCTGCTGAGCCAACAATAGTGCATCGTCCCAGTTATCGCTTTGTGTGATCACCAACATCGACTGATTATGATTCGTTTCAGGTGTAACTTTCCAAACCGTTACTTGTTGTGTTTTCATTTTGTTTTTACCCCCTTAAAATGTTTCAAATAGATCAACCGCTCCTGAACGCTCATGCGGTTCCAAACCCTCTCATTAACCACTCTCTTTAATTTATTGATCATCTTGGCTGGCCTCCTTATCCGAATAATAGATCCAGACTAGCAAGCCAAAACTGTAAAGTGAAAAGATGATAAAGGCGATCCCCAATACACTCATTGATCAGCCGCTCCTTTCTTAACCCTGAATCCACTGGCGGTTTGAAGCAGATAAATATTGTGAAAGATCGGGATGATCGTCACCCATTTTCCGTTTTGCATAAACTGGACTTCTTTTCCCTCTGCCACAGCTGCCCCTGCTTCACTATTTGAGATATAGTCATATCCCTCTTTTGGTTGTGGACCTCCAACACCTATTGGCATGGTGCATCCTCCAATCCTCTGTAAAGCTCATTAAGAGCAGCCTTATAATTTGTCAACCTGACCATCCGGCGGTAATAGCGCGGTGATCTTTTCACTTCCAATAATTCAGTTCGCTTTTGATTCAGGAAAACAAAGTGTTTCCGCGGCTTCGATAGTTCAATCAGTTTTATTTTCTTTAAGCAGTTAGTGACGGTACGGATCATTGACATTCACCTCAGTTCATAGGGATCTCTTTCGTTTGATTAGTAAAGCGGTGGATCAGCAGCATAACTCCTTGTGCTTTTTTAGATACAAGCCAGTTGTTTGGATTGCAACCATGATCAAGCATGTGCTGCCGCTCCGCTCTGGTTGGACGTTTACCTGATTTCACTTACTCACCACCCGCTCTCATATAAATTTCAGCGAAATACTTATCCAAAAAGTCAGCCATTTTCAAAGCATGGAAAGCATAGGTTTCGCCTTTAACTTCCGGATAATAAACAAACCCTCCGTATTTAACATCCAACATTTTTCTGTACTTCGGTTTTGCCAAGATGTTTTCTTTAATCCAGTAAGATTTTTTGCCAGTGCGATCCTCCAAATCTTTCATGGACCACCACTGACCTTTGAGCTCCTGATCCTTTAGTCTTTTCAGTTCGACTTTTTCAATAATGACTAAGTGTTCAGGGACTGCTATCGATACTTGAACTTCAAATTGCTGATTCACAATCTCACCTCCTATAGTTCTGGCGGAGTTTATCCGCCAGACCCTGCTAACTCCTTTTGATCAGAAAGTTTCAAATATGAAACTTTGTGGTCAATAAAAAAGGCATCAGAACTGATATTTAACTCCAAACAGATTCTCCTTATCTCAGAAGCAGAAAAATCCGGGCCATGACCATTAATTTTTTTATTCAAATTAATGCGGTCAATACCCACTCTTGCAGCCAATTCAGCCTGTGTGACGCCAATGTCCTTCAGGTAGAGTTTCAGTTTACTGTAAGGCTCATGATGTCGCTTTTTAGCTGTCATCCATCATTCACCTCCTCTCAGAAGGTTTCATTTGTGAAACTCTTAAGGGTAGATTACCACCCGTAAGTTTCATAGTCAACTACTTTTATTCCCTTTTTTAAATAAAATGTTGTCAAATAAGAAACATTTGTTTATAATTTGATTAACATTAATCGATATTCCTTAAGGAGGAAAAGCAATTGCACTCTATCGGCGCTGTCATAAAGAAAATAAGAACCGAGAGAAAACTTTCACAAGAAGAGTTTGCTAATCGTATAAACAATAAAATGAACATGTCAATTACAAAAGGTATGGTCTCTAAATGGGAAAAAGATTTAATTGAACCTAAAGTAAGTGCTATTAAAGGAATCGTTGCAACCTACGGAGTTTCTATGGATGAGATCCTTGGTGTTGGAGAATACGCACGTAATTCTAAAATCAACGTTATAGCTGCTCATATTGATGATGATGTAACTGAGGAAGAACTTGAAAATATCAAATCTTATATAGAATTTATCAAAAACCAACGAAAGTGACTGATGTCATTGAGATATGAAAAATTATTAGATGAGTACCCTGAACTTATCGTTAAAGAAGATCCAAGAATGCCGGACAAACTACCTGGCTTTATCGTGAACAACTTTATATCGATAAATAAAAACATTTCCTTACCAGCAAAGTATTTTATATTAGCAGAAGAAATCGGACACTATGTAACGACTGAGGGAGATATTTTAAACCTTAACGATATACGTCACATGAAAGCTGAAATTGTAGCAAGGCGATGGGGCTATCACAAAGTACTGTCTTTTGATCACTTAATTGAGTGCTATCAAATGAACATCCTTACTTGTGAAGAGTTGTGTGATCACTTTGAATTGGAACCTGGACATGTAGATCGAGTCCTCAAAGCATATATCGAAAAGTACGGGCTATCAGTTGAATACAAAGGTTATACCATTGAATTTGAGCCTTTAAATATACATAAAAAATTTTAACTTTTTACTGGATTATTTTAATTAATATGGGGAGGTGAGGAAAACAAATGGCCAGTATCACAAAAAGGGGAAAGACCTGGCAATACACTGTGAGCAGATACATTGATGGTAAGTATTCGCCGATCCGTAAAGGCGGATTCAGAGGGGAAAAGGAAGCACGGCTTGCCGCGGCAAAAGTAGAGCTCGATCTTGCTGAGGGTATACAGGAGTCTTATACTCCTGAAGTTTTTGCTGACTACTTCGAACGTTGGTTCCTTGATTACAAATCAAATCGAGCTACAGCTACAAAAAGAAGGTATTTGACTACTCATAACATCATCTTAAGAGAATTTGGCA
The sequence above is drawn from the Jeotgalibacillus aurantiacus genome and encodes:
- a CDS encoding replicative helicase loader/inhibitor; translated protein: MTKREVLDLFNAIASVYPAFGWDQVKLDQWHRLLKDQDFESTQQALDSYMLDNRFPPTIADIRVKPSGASLNVPDLAETKEYINKKLAEGSEAATGNHPARQTALEEIKRGLGIR
- a CDS encoding DnaD domain-containing protein, which encodes MTKLLIYEAPLQVLPTLAVKLGLNEAIFTQQLHYWLQHSNNERDGHKWVYKKIDEWHQEFPFWSASTVKRVIKNLENKGVLITSDQYNKMKIDKTKWYRIDYQKLNDLTRDQIDLSTGQNDLSTGQSDLCNNHKITSLDSNNNNGQAEPVENQHQKPKQELLNPLTFYEKNIGKASPHIMQELLYWGDDLTPQLVIEASKRAVEANKRSWGYIKSILLEWSDRNVQTLDDVKALDVEFKNSRSTVAAGYRAQPKKRPGEEDLNLDD
- a CDS encoding phage antirepressor KilAC domain-containing protein, producing MNELIKTIRNENDEILISARELHEFLEVETPFRIWFPRMTEYGFVEQVDYTPYFFVHPLNHQETKDYHLKLDMAKEISMIQRNEKGKEARQYFLKLEKLWNSPEATMKRALQIADKNYKALEAKMLIDQPKVLFADAVSASHTSILIGDLAKLLKQNGYDTGQNRLFKQLRDEGYLIKKKGASFNSPTQRAMDMDLFQIKETTITHSDGFVSVNMTTKVTGKGQQYFINKFLGRLPAQLGDPL
- a CDS encoding DUF6906 family protein — its product is MKSGKRPTRAERQHMLDHGCNPNNWLVSKKAQGVMLLIHRFTNQTKEIPMN
- a CDS encoding DUF771 domain-containing protein, giving the protein MNQQFEVQVSIAVPEHLVIIEKVELKRLKDQELKGQWWSMKDLEDRTGKKSYWIKENILAKPKYRKMLDVKYGGFVYYPEVKGETYAFHALKMADFLDKYFAEIYMRAGGE
- a CDS encoding helix-turn-helix domain-containing protein, with translation MTAKKRHHEPYSKLKLYLKDIGVTQAELAARVGIDRINLNKKINGHGPDFSASEIRRICLELNISSDAFFIDHKVSYLKLSDQKELAGSGG
- a CDS encoding helix-turn-helix domain-containing protein, which encodes MHSIGAVIKKIRTERKLSQEEFANRINNKMNMSITKGMVSKWEKDLIEPKVSAIKGIVATYGVSMDEILGVGEYARNSKINVIAAHIDDDVTEEELENIKSYIEFIKNQRK
- a CDS encoding ImmA/IrrE family metallo-endopeptidase, producing the protein MRYEKLLDEYPELIVKEDPRMPDKLPGFIVNNFISINKNISLPAKYFILAEEIGHYVTTEGDILNLNDIRHMKAEIVARRWGYHKVLSFDHLIECYQMNILTCEELCDHFELEPGHVDRVLKAYIEKYGLSVEYKGYTIEFEPLNIHKKF